A single window of Streptomyces sp. NBC_00464 DNA harbors:
- a CDS encoding glycoside hydrolase family 3 N-terminal domain-containing protein, whose product MSQPLFRDPAAPINDRVSDLLSRMTLTEKVGQVNQRMYGWDAYERDASGHHLTDAFRTEVAAFDGMGALYGLQRADPWSGVTAATGIGGTDGARVSDAVQRHVVETTRLGIPVLLVEEMPHGLQALDGTLLPVNLAVGATWNPDLYEEAAALAAAQLRSRGGHVALVSALDLVRDPRWGRAEECFGEDPYLAARFTEALVRGVQGAPGELIGPDRAAVVLKHFAGQGATVGGRNSAATELGARELHEIHLEAALAGVRAGAAGVMAAYNEFDGIPCAANRELLTGILREQWGFTGLVMADGLALDRLVRLAGDPVAAGAMALEAGTDLSLWDDSFPRLEEAVRRGLVDEGALDAAVGRVLSLKFRLGLFENPYTGECAPTPGPEELSESIARESVTLLTHDGVTLPLGERARRIAVIGPNADSVPQQIGDYTAPQRPGTGISVLDGLKEAAPRGTEIVHARGTGLVGGDLSDLPGAVALTSGADVAVVVLGGSSARESGTRFDANGAAVVTSGNPVEMTCGEGVDLAELALPEGQSALLDAMTATGTPVVVVLVQGRPHALPDLAGRAAAVLSAWYPGPWGGRALADVLFGTAEPVGRLPVSVPRSAAQLPVHYNGKDHGYRGYVDQPATARHAFGHGLSYTTVEYGTPRLSRTSVSAAELNAGAPNTTHAAPQPLVCTVDIRNTGGRPVRETVQLYVRRVTGGTSWPRVRELRGFARVALEPGERTEVSFRVEAQTLASVTRDLERTVEPGEFEMETGPSSDRTRGARLTVLADPLG is encoded by the coding sequence ATGTCCCAGCCGCTCTTCCGCGATCCCGCGGCGCCCATAAACGACCGGGTGAGCGACCTCCTTTCACGGATGACGCTCACCGAGAAGGTGGGGCAGGTCAACCAGCGGATGTACGGCTGGGACGCGTACGAACGCGACGCCTCGGGCCACCACCTGACCGACGCGTTCCGCACCGAAGTGGCCGCCTTCGACGGGATGGGCGCGCTCTACGGGCTGCAGCGGGCCGACCCATGGTCGGGCGTGACCGCGGCCACGGGCATCGGCGGAACGGACGGTGCGCGTGTCTCCGACGCCGTGCAGCGCCACGTCGTGGAGACCACCCGGCTCGGGATCCCGGTTCTGCTGGTCGAGGAGATGCCGCACGGTCTCCAGGCTCTGGACGGCACGCTGCTGCCCGTCAACCTGGCGGTCGGCGCCACCTGGAATCCGGACCTGTACGAGGAGGCCGCAGCGCTCGCCGCCGCGCAGCTGCGGTCACGCGGCGGCCACGTCGCGCTGGTGTCCGCACTCGACCTGGTGCGCGATCCGCGCTGGGGCCGGGCGGAGGAGTGCTTCGGCGAGGACCCCTACCTCGCGGCGCGGTTCACGGAGGCCCTGGTACGCGGTGTCCAGGGGGCACCCGGAGAGCTCATCGGGCCGGACCGGGCAGCCGTCGTCCTCAAGCACTTCGCCGGGCAGGGCGCCACGGTCGGCGGCCGCAACAGCGCTGCCACCGAACTGGGCGCCCGCGAACTGCACGAGATCCACCTGGAGGCCGCACTGGCGGGAGTCCGGGCCGGGGCGGCAGGTGTCATGGCCGCGTACAACGAGTTCGACGGCATTCCGTGTGCCGCCAACCGGGAACTGCTCACCGGCATCCTGCGCGAACAGTGGGGGTTCACCGGTCTGGTGATGGCGGACGGGCTGGCGCTCGACCGCCTGGTGCGGCTGGCCGGTGACCCCGTCGCGGCAGGCGCCATGGCGTTGGAGGCGGGGACGGACCTGAGTCTGTGGGACGACAGCTTCCCCCGCCTGGAGGAGGCCGTGCGACGGGGCCTCGTGGACGAGGGCGCTCTGGATGCCGCGGTCGGCCGGGTGCTCTCCCTGAAGTTCCGGCTCGGCCTGTTCGAGAATCCCTACACCGGGGAGTGCGCCCCCACGCCGGGGCCCGAGGAACTGAGCGAGAGCATCGCCCGGGAATCGGTCACGCTGCTCACACACGACGGTGTGACACTCCCGCTCGGCGAACGCGCACGCCGGATCGCGGTCATCGGTCCGAACGCCGACTCCGTGCCGCAGCAGATCGGCGACTACACCGCGCCCCAGCGGCCTGGCACAGGCATCAGCGTCCTCGACGGCCTCAAGGAGGCGGCGCCCCGAGGTACGGAGATCGTGCACGCCCGGGGGACCGGCCTTGTGGGCGGCGATCTGTCGGACCTTCCCGGCGCCGTAGCGCTCACATCCGGGGCCGATGTCGCGGTCGTGGTGCTGGGCGGATCGAGCGCCCGCGAGTCGGGAACCCGCTTCGACGCCAACGGGGCAGCGGTCGTCACCTCGGGCAACCCGGTCGAGATGACCTGCGGAGAGGGTGTGGACCTGGCGGAGCTCGCCCTTCCGGAAGGCCAGTCGGCCCTGCTCGACGCCATGACCGCGACAGGGACCCCCGTCGTCGTGGTGCTGGTCCAGGGTCGTCCGCACGCGCTGCCCGACCTCGCCGGCCGGGCCGCCGCGGTGCTGAGCGCCTGGTATCCCGGCCCCTGGGGCGGTCGGGCGTTGGCGGACGTCCTGTTCGGCACGGCGGAGCCCGTGGGGCGGCTTCCCGTATCGGTGCCCCGCTCGGCGGCTCAGCTGCCGGTCCACTACAACGGGAAGGACCACGGCTACCGCGGCTATGTCGACCAGCCCGCGACCGCCCGCCACGCGTTCGGCCACGGGCTGAGCTACACCACGGTCGAGTACGGCACCCCCCGCCTGTCCCGGACGTCCGTCTCGGCGGCGGAACTCAACGCCGGCGCCCCGAACACGACGCATGCCGCACCGCAGCCGCTTGTGTGCACGGTCGACATCCGCAACACCGGCGGCCGGCCGGTGCGGGAGACGGTGCAGCTCTACGTGCGCCGGGTGACCGGGGGCACTTCGTGGCCGAGGGTCCGGGAGCTGCGCGGCTTCGCCCGGGTGGCCCTCGAACCCGGGGAACGAACCGAGGTCTCCTTCCGCGTGGAGGCACAGACCCTGGCCTCGGTCACGCGCGACCTGGAGCGGACCGTGGAGCCGGGGGAGTTCGAGATGGAGACGGGCCCGTCCTCCGACCGGACCCGCGGCGCCCGGCTGACCGTCCTGGCCGACCCGCTCGGCTGA
- a CDS encoding LacI family DNA-binding transcriptional regulator: MAAAAGVSTAAVSQAVNGTGRISEATRRRVLDAAAELGWSPSASASALRRARTRTIALVVRRPTDVLGADPHFSELITGLEGELAPRGYGLLLHLVADIAQENALYERLVAEGRIDGAVLTDARADDPRPHLLRELGLPAVLLGAADSESPVPGVGLGQQDAGVREAVAHLLELGHQRLAYVAGPAELVHTRLRRAAFEDALAATGLSPVAVRHTDFTEQAAVAVTEELLALPDRPTALVFPNDSMAVCGIGTAQRRGLRVPEDVSVVGYDNLPLGRWLHPRLTTVDQQVQRVGAAAARALLLQCGEDVPPPVLDGRPSLVVRESTGPLPARP, translated from the coding sequence GTGGCCGCGGCGGCGGGGGTCTCCACCGCCGCGGTCTCCCAGGCCGTCAACGGCACCGGACGGATCTCCGAGGCCACCCGCCGCCGGGTCCTGGACGCGGCCGCCGAACTCGGCTGGTCGCCCAGCGCGTCCGCGTCGGCCCTGCGCAGGGCCCGTACCCGCACGATCGCGCTCGTCGTCAGGCGCCCGACGGACGTGCTCGGCGCCGACCCGCACTTCAGCGAGCTGATTACCGGCCTGGAGGGCGAACTCGCTCCCCGGGGCTACGGTCTCCTGCTCCACCTGGTCGCCGACATCGCCCAGGAGAACGCGCTGTACGAACGGCTGGTCGCGGAGGGCCGCATCGACGGAGCCGTACTGACCGACGCGCGCGCGGACGACCCGCGCCCGCATCTCCTGCGGGAACTGGGCCTGCCCGCCGTCCTGCTGGGCGCGGCCGACTCCGAATCACCGGTGCCCGGCGTCGGCCTCGGGCAGCAGGACGCCGGTGTCCGCGAAGCCGTCGCCCACCTGCTGGAACTCGGCCACCAGCGCCTCGCGTACGTCGCGGGCCCGGCCGAACTGGTGCACACCCGGCTGCGTCGCGCCGCCTTCGAGGACGCGCTCGCCGCGACCGGGCTGAGCCCCGTGGCCGTCCGGCACACCGATTTCACCGAACAGGCGGCCGTCGCCGTGACCGAGGAACTGCTCGCCCTGCCCGACCGGCCGACCGCGCTGGTCTTCCCCAACGACTCCATGGCGGTCTGCGGCATCGGCACGGCCCAGCGCCGCGGGCTCCGGGTGCCGGAGGACGTGTCGGTGGTGGGGTACGACAACCTGCCGCTCGGCCGCTGGCTCCACCCCCGTCTGACCACCGTGGACCAGCAGGTGCAACGGGTCGGTGCGGCCGCCGCCCGCGCGCTGCTCCTCCAGTGCGGCGAGGACGTGCCACCGCCGGTCCTCGACGGACGCCCGAGCCTCGTCGTCCGGGAGTCGACCGGCCCGCTCCCCGCCAGGCCCTGA
- a CDS encoding ABC transporter substrate-binding protein: MRSSLSRRGFLAAGSGLAAATALSGCSTLASADSDPGTLLVHTQLGTTAPGSPTYKAVVKTFHEENPDIRIKNLVNGDDLPQVYETSRLARKEPDVVMVNLYDKTLAWTDVGATVDVKGYLDDWGLRERVLPAAIEEWTDAKGRLRAFPYFATNWPVAFNTALLGRAGVDSVPTTGDQLIGAARKLRAKGIAPVTVGGNDWTGQKLLAQIIQTFLTPDEARKVYTSGDFSGSRGAREGIDYFVQLRDAGVFADKAQGLTSDIMTTQYNTEAAAIQSAMSSALAKVAPKAAGHTEIGGWPLAPGASHSKPTILRSHTLIGFWISPNGVKKLSSVEKFLRFMYRPETVSRFITESGRDMALVTDTVSKDFPLVAKAQQLGDGVGQVLLPDLYVPPTATQPLITATSTAFTRGTSAAAVRSALESAYRTA, encoded by the coding sequence GTGCGCTCATCCCTGAGCCGGCGCGGTTTCCTCGCAGCAGGCTCCGGCCTTGCCGCCGCTACCGCTCTGTCCGGCTGCTCCACACTCGCCTCGGCCGATTCCGACCCCGGCACCCTGCTCGTGCACACCCAGCTCGGCACCACCGCGCCCGGTTCTCCCACCTACAAGGCCGTCGTCAAGACGTTCCACGAGGAGAATCCGGATATCCGGATCAAGAACCTCGTCAACGGGGACGACCTTCCCCAGGTGTACGAGACCTCCCGACTGGCTCGCAAGGAGCCGGACGTGGTCATGGTCAACCTCTACGACAAGACTCTGGCCTGGACCGATGTCGGGGCCACCGTCGACGTGAAGGGCTATCTCGACGACTGGGGGCTCCGCGAGCGCGTGCTGCCCGCCGCCATCGAGGAATGGACCGACGCCAAGGGCAGACTCCGTGCTTTCCCGTACTTCGCCACCAACTGGCCCGTCGCCTTCAACACCGCCCTGCTCGGGCGGGCCGGTGTCGACTCCGTACCCACCACCGGCGACCAGCTGATCGGGGCCGCACGCAAACTGCGCGCCAAGGGCATCGCCCCGGTCACCGTCGGAGGGAACGACTGGACCGGCCAGAAGCTGCTTGCCCAGATCATCCAGACCTTCCTCACGCCCGACGAGGCGAGGAAGGTCTACACGAGCGGCGACTTCAGCGGCAGCAGGGGAGCCCGCGAAGGCATCGACTACTTCGTCCAGCTGCGCGACGCCGGCGTCTTCGCCGACAAGGCGCAGGGGCTGACCTCCGACATCATGACCACGCAGTACAACACCGAGGCGGCGGCCATCCAGTCCGCGATGTCCTCCGCGCTGGCGAAGGTCGCACCGAAGGCGGCCGGACACACGGAGATCGGTGGCTGGCCCCTGGCCCCCGGCGCCTCGCACAGTAAGCCGACCATCCTCCGCTCACACACCCTGATCGGATTCTGGATCAGCCCCAACGGCGTCAAGAAGCTGTCCTCGGTCGAGAAGTTCCTGCGCTTCATGTACCGCCCCGAGACGGTCTCGCGCTTCATCACCGAGAGCGGCCGGGACATGGCGCTCGTCACCGACACCGTCAGCAAGGACTTCCCGCTGGTGGCCAAGGCCCAGCAGCTCGGCGACGGGGTCGGCCAGGTCCTCCTGCCCGACCTGTACGTCCCCCCGACGGCCACCCAGCCGCTGATCACGGCGACCAGCACCGCCTTCACCCGGGGAACGAGCGCGGCCGCCGTGCGCTCCGCCCTCGAATCCGCCTACCGCACGGCCTGA
- a CDS encoding GNAT family N-acetyltransferase, with the protein MRYFGLDILAFADELTEAYVEIFTAPPWEHRDAETTRAAFRERLETDAQRPGFRALLALSENGEVEGFVTGWATPAPFRTDRAYGKVTRRLGTDRVNELLVGAFEIDELGVRSQARGTELGRRLLSALTDAAPSGRAWLLAWNQAHDTLEFYRRIEWQEPEPIPGNETDIVVFLSPS; encoded by the coding sequence ATGCGGTACTTCGGGCTGGACATCCTTGCTTTCGCCGACGAGCTCACCGAGGCATACGTCGAGATCTTCACCGCCCCGCCCTGGGAGCACCGGGACGCCGAGACGACCCGGGCAGCGTTCAGGGAACGGCTGGAGACGGACGCGCAACGACCGGGCTTCCGCGCGCTCCTGGCCCTGTCGGAAAACGGTGAGGTGGAGGGCTTCGTCACGGGGTGGGCCACTCCGGCTCCATTCCGTACCGACCGCGCCTACGGAAAGGTGACCAGGCGGCTCGGCACCGACCGGGTGAACGAGCTTCTGGTAGGCGCCTTCGAGATCGACGAGCTGGGAGTACGGTCGCAGGCCCGCGGCACCGAACTTGGACGTCGGCTGCTGTCCGCCCTGACCGACGCCGCACCGAGCGGCCGGGCGTGGCTGCTGGCCTGGAACCAGGCGCACGACACGCTTGAGTTCTACCGCCGCATCGAATGGCAGGAGCCCGAACCCATTCCGGGCAATGAGACAGACATCGTCGTGTTCCTGTCTCCGAGCTGA
- a CDS encoding carbohydrate ABC transporter permease, with protein MKFGRSWLPAHILAWLYAALLVVPLYYLLVSAFKTNDQIFGSPFSLPTSFSPHNFGEAFSSADLGPAIVNSVLVTALALVLTLALAIPAAFAIARTEGRLGAFVERVFSLGFLVPTFAALFPTFLLAAATGLFHTRAFMVLFLPATAMPLSVVILVQFMRTIPREMEEAARMDGASTFAVLRHIYTPMCMPGIATILLLNFLTFWNEYLYSLVIIGPDPEQRTVQVALPTLKSLTGTDYGILTAGTVLTLVPVWVVYTVLQKRMQQALVSGAVKM; from the coding sequence ATGAAGTTCGGAAGGTCCTGGCTGCCGGCCCACATCCTGGCGTGGCTGTACGCGGCACTGCTGGTGGTGCCCCTCTACTACCTGCTGGTCTCGGCGTTCAAGACGAACGACCAGATCTTCGGGAGTCCGTTCTCCCTGCCCACCTCTTTCTCCCCGCACAACTTCGGGGAGGCGTTCTCCTCCGCGGATCTCGGGCCGGCCATCGTCAACTCGGTGCTCGTCACCGCGCTCGCGCTGGTTCTCACCCTGGCCCTGGCCATTCCGGCGGCCTTCGCCATCGCCCGAACCGAGGGACGTCTCGGCGCCTTCGTGGAGCGGGTGTTCTCACTGGGGTTCCTGGTCCCCACGTTCGCCGCGCTCTTCCCCACGTTCCTGCTCGCCGCGGCGACCGGACTCTTCCATACCCGCGCCTTCATGGTCCTGTTCCTGCCGGCCACGGCGATGCCGCTGTCCGTCGTGATCCTCGTCCAGTTCATGCGGACGATCCCGCGCGAGATGGAGGAGGCGGCCCGGATGGACGGCGCGTCCACCTTCGCCGTCCTGCGGCACATCTACACCCCGATGTGCATGCCCGGGATCGCGACGATCCTCCTGCTGAACTTCCTGACGTTCTGGAACGAGTACCTGTACTCCCTCGTCATCATCGGACCCGACCCCGAACAGCGCACCGTGCAGGTGGCGCTGCCCACCCTCAAGTCCCTGACCGGGACCGACTACGGCATCCTGACCGCGGGCACGGTCCTGACACTGGTCCCCGTCTGGGTGGTGTACACCGTGCTCCAGAAGCGCATGCAACAGGCACTCGTGAGCGGGGCGGTGAAGATGTGA
- a CDS encoding geranyl diphosphate 2-C-methyltransferase, with translation MTHTELTAATLRIPGPTTPYQGDIARYWDGEARPVNLRLGDVDGLYHHHYGIGEVDHEALGNTADSASEKRLIAELHRLESAQADVLLGHLGDIGRDDTLVDAGCGRGGSMVMAHQRFGCKVEGVTLSAKQAEFANGRARELRIQDHVRARVCNMLATPFETGSAAASWNNESSMYVDLDDLFAEHSRVLSVGGRYVTITGCWNPRYGQPSKWVSQINAHFECNIHSRREYLRAMADNRLVPQAVIDLTPDTLPYWELRATSSLVTGIEDAFINSYKDGSFQYLLIAADRV, from the coding sequence GTGACCCACACCGAACTCACCGCCGCCACCCTGCGCATTCCCGGTCCGACGACGCCCTACCAGGGGGACATCGCCCGCTACTGGGACGGGGAGGCCAGGCCCGTGAACCTGCGTCTCGGCGACGTCGACGGCCTCTACCACCACCACTACGGCATCGGTGAAGTCGACCACGAGGCACTCGGCAACACCGCGGACAGCGCGAGCGAGAAGAGGCTGATCGCCGAGCTCCACCGGCTGGAGTCGGCCCAGGCAGACGTCCTGCTGGGGCACCTCGGTGACATCGGGCGGGACGACACCCTGGTGGACGCGGGCTGCGGCCGCGGCGGTTCGATGGTGATGGCGCACCAGCGCTTCGGGTGCAAGGTCGAAGGCGTCACGCTCTCGGCCAAACAGGCCGAGTTCGCCAACGGACGCGCCCGGGAGCTACGCATCCAGGATCACGTCCGCGCCCGTGTCTGCAACATGCTCGCCACACCCTTCGAGACCGGGTCGGCCGCCGCCTCGTGGAACAACGAGTCGAGCATGTACGTCGACCTGGACGACCTCTTCGCCGAACACTCTCGTGTCCTCTCGGTCGGCGGTCGCTATGTGACCATCACCGGCTGCTGGAATCCGCGGTATGGCCAGCCCTCGAAGTGGGTCTCGCAGATCAACGCGCATTTCGAGTGCAACATCCACTCGCGCCGGGAATACCTGCGGGCCATGGCCGACAACCGCCTCGTACCGCAGGCCGTGATCGACCTTACTCCCGACACACTGCCGTACTGGGAGCTGCGGGCCACGTCCTCGCTGGTGACGGGTATCGAGGACGCGTTCATCAATTCCTACAAGGACGGTTCCTTCCAGTACCTTCTCATCGCCGCCGATCGGGTCTGA
- a CDS encoding carbohydrate ABC transporter permease, which translates to MTLLSSAPDSTARRSAPPPPPPARPARRKQAGVVLAVPALVWYLVFMVGPLVAIFVIAALHWPGMLQPVSFAGLDNVRTVLDDPVFWDSVGNTATQLVVALPVMIVCAYMLGYYVAQKPPGHRTLRYLLFIPGLISTPAKAMVFYAVLSPDGMLNGALDKVGLGSLTDAWLASPSTALYCLIVLDVWSGIGFTAVLFAARLGSVPDEIGEAAQLDGAGHWRAMWRIHFPVIRDFVGVVTMLQFLWTLFGSAQNVLLLTQGGPGSSSTTLSFLVYQKAFIAADLGYSQTVGVVLFLAGLAGLLTIRRVFRQNY; encoded by the coding sequence ATGACGTTGCTCTCGTCCGCCCCGGACAGCACGGCCCGCCGGTCGGCCCCGCCCCCGCCGCCTCCCGCCCGGCCCGCCCGCCGAAAGCAGGCCGGGGTCGTCCTCGCCGTGCCGGCGCTGGTCTGGTATCTCGTCTTCATGGTCGGCCCCCTGGTCGCCATCTTCGTCATCGCCGCCCTGCACTGGCCGGGCATGCTCCAGCCGGTCTCCTTCGCCGGCCTCGACAACGTCCGAACGGTCCTGGACGACCCGGTCTTCTGGGACTCGGTGGGCAACACCGCAACCCAGCTGGTCGTCGCCCTGCCCGTGATGATCGTGTGCGCGTACATGCTCGGGTACTACGTCGCACAGAAGCCGCCGGGTCATCGCACCCTGCGCTACCTGCTCTTCATCCCCGGCCTGATCTCCACCCCGGCCAAGGCGATGGTCTTCTACGCGGTCCTCTCGCCGGACGGAATGCTCAACGGCGCACTGGACAAGGTCGGTCTGGGCTCGCTCACCGACGCCTGGCTCGCCTCTCCGTCCACCGCCCTGTACTGCCTCATCGTCCTCGACGTGTGGAGCGGCATCGGCTTCACCGCCGTGCTCTTTGCCGCCCGGCTCGGCAGTGTGCCGGACGAGATAGGGGAGGCCGCCCAGCTCGACGGCGCCGGCCACTGGCGCGCCATGTGGCGCATCCACTTCCCCGTCATCCGCGACTTCGTCGGCGTCGTGACCATGCTCCAGTTCCTGTGGACGCTGTTCGGCTCCGCACAGAACGTACTGCTGCTCACGCAGGGCGGCCCCGGAAGCTCCTCGACAACGTTGTCCTTCCTCGTCTACCAGAAGGCGTTCATCGCGGCCGACCTCGGCTACAGCCAGACCGTCGGCGTGGTCCTGTTCCTGGCCGGTCTGGCCGGGCTGCTGACGATCCGTCGCGTCTTCCGCCAGAACTACTGA
- a CDS encoding glycoside hydrolase 5 family protein — protein MRRHSAQLTHDSAVLPWLGANFWSRTGGPLMWRNYDPKTVREELAVLRDHGLNMTRSFFYWPDFHPEPGRIDEELCERFRDFLDAHTEAGMGTIPTFIVGHMSGENWDPAWRGDRDLYEDVWLVGRQAWFVSQMTRRFKDHPAVTGWLITNEMPGYGRIYQVDPPSSDVVTAWAQFMCDAVRAAGGTQPVSLGDGAWGIEVTGRDNGFSLRDTAEYVDFVGPHVYRSDTDRPRQHYRAAFECELAAVTGQPVVLEEFGLSTDVVSAANAGVFYRQTLHNSLLGGATGWIAWNNTDYDDLWEQSPYDHHPFEMHFGITDHTGRPKEPLRELAAFAEVLKQVDFARCRRTDADAALVVPAFLERGYPYSRPADRPLIFTSLHQAYVAARGADLPVAFAREADGLPDDAALYLLPSTRQLTTRTRRALEQRAREGATVYLSFCSGEHPATRGPWFHDLDGLFGVELQLSYGVAEPIEDDVLEMTFTEDFGSIAAGETLKFPVAGNEDSRAYLPVVPAGARVVATDAHGRPALLCHETGEGRTVLATYPLEHMAARTARANPEQTHRLYAALAELAGAARPVTAGSPYVAADTLVREDGTRFVWLVSQSAEELTVRPSADGELRELTGGEPVVEVAIAPYGVRVLELR, from the coding sequence ATGCGACGCCACAGCGCCCAGCTCACCCACGACTCCGCCGTTCTTCCCTGGCTCGGCGCCAACTTCTGGTCCCGCACCGGCGGCCCGCTGATGTGGCGGAACTACGACCCGAAGACCGTCCGCGAGGAACTGGCCGTCCTGCGCGACCACGGACTGAACATGACCCGGTCCTTCTTCTACTGGCCCGACTTCCACCCGGAGCCCGGCCGGATCGACGAGGAACTGTGCGAGCGCTTCCGCGACTTCCTGGACGCCCACACGGAGGCGGGGATGGGGACGATCCCCACCTTCATCGTCGGCCACATGTCGGGCGAGAACTGGGACCCGGCCTGGCGAGGCGACCGCGACCTGTACGAGGACGTGTGGCTCGTCGGGCGGCAGGCATGGTTCGTCTCCCAGATGACCCGCCGTTTCAAGGACCACCCCGCGGTCACCGGCTGGCTGATCACCAACGAGATGCCGGGCTACGGCCGGATCTACCAGGTCGACCCGCCCTCCAGCGACGTCGTCACCGCCTGGGCGCAGTTCATGTGCGACGCGGTGCGCGCCGCGGGCGGCACCCAGCCCGTCTCGCTGGGCGACGGCGCCTGGGGCATCGAGGTCACGGGCCGGGACAACGGATTCTCGCTGCGGGACACCGCCGAGTACGTGGACTTCGTAGGGCCGCACGTCTACCGCTCCGACACGGACCGGCCGCGCCAGCACTACCGTGCCGCGTTCGAGTGCGAACTCGCCGCCGTGACCGGCCAGCCGGTCGTGCTGGAGGAGTTCGGGCTGTCGACCGACGTGGTCTCCGCAGCCAACGCGGGCGTGTTCTACCGGCAGACCCTGCACAATTCGCTGCTCGGCGGGGCCACCGGCTGGATCGCATGGAACAACACCGACTACGACGACCTGTGGGAACAGTCCCCGTACGACCACCACCCCTTCGAGATGCACTTCGGCATCACCGACCACACCGGCCGGCCGAAGGAACCACTGCGGGAACTGGCCGCCTTCGCCGAGGTCCTGAAGCAGGTCGACTTCGCCCGCTGCCGCCGTACGGACGCCGACGCCGCACTGGTCGTACCCGCGTTCCTGGAGCGCGGCTACCCCTACAGCAGGCCCGCGGACCGCCCGCTGATCTTCACCTCCCTGCACCAGGCATACGTGGCCGCACGCGGCGCGGACCTGCCGGTGGCGTTCGCCCGGGAGGCCGACGGGCTGCCCGACGATGCCGCGCTGTACCTGCTGCCCTCGACCCGGCAGCTGACCACCCGCACCCGACGGGCGCTGGAGCAGCGGGCGCGTGAGGGCGCCACCGTCTACCTCTCCTTCTGCTCGGGGGAACACCCGGCGACCCGTGGCCCCTGGTTCCACGATCTGGACGGCCTGTTCGGTGTGGAACTGCAGCTCTCCTACGGTGTCGCGGAGCCGATCGAGGACGACGTACTGGAAATGACGTTCACGGAGGACTTCGGCTCCATAGCCGCAGGTGAGACCCTGAAGTTCCCCGTCGCCGGGAACGAGGACAGCCGCGCCTACCTGCCGGTCGTCCCGGCAGGTGCCCGCGTCGTCGCCACCGACGCGCACGGCCGCCCGGCCCTGCTGTGCCACGAGACGGGAGAGGGCCGCACGGTCCTGGCGACGTACCCGTTGGAGCACATGGCGGCCCGGACGGCGCGGGCCAACCCGGAGCAGACACACCGGCTGTACGCGGCGCTCGCCGAACTCGCCGGGGCCGCACGGCCGGTGACGGCCGGCTCCCCGTACGTTGCCGCCGACACGCTGGTCCGGGAGGACGGCACCCGCTTCGTCTGGCTCGTGAGCCAGTCGGCCGAGGAACTGACCGTCCGCCCGTCGGCGGACGGCGAACTGCGCGAACTGACGGGCGGAGAACCGGTGGTGGAGGTGGCGATCGCCCCGTACGGGGTGCGCGTCCTCGAACTGCGCTGA
- a CDS encoding SMI1/KNR4 family protein, with translation MSVGSDSITGMTDLDDLLQRIATRAASDNKDLPDPVDDARIAEAERQLGITLHPLLARLYREVADGGFGPDYRLLPLLGPGSSVVGEYLTRREASVGAEHPEWPEGVVPILTWGCAMDAGVDCLSEDGQVLLFEPNPYRGGSWERCWFLDSPGLEAWLETWLAGTGWFEEGAYDRGDLVEPQPWDQAASRLYSGA, from the coding sequence ATGTCAGTGGGCTCTGACAGCATCACGGGCATGACCGACCTTGACGACCTCTTGCAACGCATTGCCACCCGGGCCGCATCGGACAACAAGGACCTGCCCGATCCTGTCGACGATGCCCGGATCGCGGAGGCCGAGAGGCAACTGGGCATTACGCTGCATCCCCTGCTCGCGCGCCTGTATCGCGAGGTCGCTGACGGTGGCTTCGGCCCTGACTATCGACTGTTGCCACTGCTTGGTCCGGGCTCCAGCGTCGTCGGCGAATACCTGACGCGACGTGAGGCGTCCGTCGGAGCGGAGCACCCGGAATGGCCCGAGGGCGTCGTACCGATCCTGACCTGGGGCTGTGCCATGGACGCAGGCGTTGATTGTCTCAGTGAAGACGGTCAGGTCCTGCTCTTCGAGCCGAACCCGTACAGGGGCGGATCGTGGGAGCGGTGTTGGTTCCTCGACTCTCCCGGCCTCGAAGCGTGGCTGGAGACATGGCTCGCGGGGACGGGCTGGTTCGAGGAAGGCGCCTACGACAGGGGCGACCTGGTCGAGCCTCAGCCATGGGACCAGGCCGCGAGCCGACTGTACTCCGGTGCATAA